In Fusarium falciforme chromosome 10, complete sequence, a single genomic region encodes these proteins:
- a CDS encoding Peptidyl-prolyl cis-trans isomerase, whose product MVISTYLELEWEGPIMKDGKPTETIETQTGRINLTVYDDVTPMTAENFRALCTGEKGFGYKGSYLHRIIPGFLLQGGDFTRGNGTGGKSIYGPKFKDENFTLKHHKPGILTMANAGPHTNGSQFVITTAETSWLDGRHVVFGEVADEESMAVVMAIEATGSESGTVQYSKRPLIVACGQS is encoded by the exons ATGGTTATCAGCAC TTATCTCGAACTCGAGTGGGAAGGCCCTATTATGAAAGATGGCAAGCCCACCGAAACAATTGAGA CGCAGACTGGCCGAATCAACTTGACCGTGTACGATGACGTTACCCCTATGACGGCCGAGAACTTCCGTGCTCTCTGCACCGGCGAGAAGGGCTTCGGGTACAAGGGCTCCTACCTACACCGCATCATCCCGGGCTTTCTACTGCAGGGCGGAGATTTCACCCGTGGCAAT GGCACAGGCGGGAAATCCATCTACGGGCCTAAGTTCAAGGACGAGAACTTTACTCTGAAGCACCACAAGCCTGGCATCCTGACCATGGCCAATGCCGGGCCTCACAC AAACGGATCCCAGTTTGTCATCACCACGGCTGAAACTTCTTGGCTTGACGGCCGGCACGTCGTGTTCGGTGAGGTTGCTGATGAGGAGTCAATGGCTGTTGTCATGGCTATTGAGGCGACCGGCTCCGAGAGTGGTACTGTCCAGTACAGCAAGAGGCCCCTGATTGTCGCGTGCGGTCAGTCGTGA
- a CDS encoding ABC transporter has protein sequence MGIFNTTKADRGGPPLADPSQGPSQDSELNCVRLSGDVASPAIEDPPREREAGLKDYVRVFTYAKRQDIIFLVAAALSSIAAGVTMPLMVAVFGQLVENFSSFDAPDGKTQDAFDDTMNKGSLYITGLFIARLGLNYINKFCFRIIGIRISAAIRLDYMRCLLGQTVHVLDSMPPGAAATTITATSNVLQIGVSEKLGTFLEYTATIISAIIIAFVYSWSVTLVTSSVLIFILVVLSILLPIIIKGHGRLTAAETNAGAVAAEALGSVRMITSCGAEHRIALKYAGLVEQARQAGVWTSPFVAIQTGLVFFSFQVAFALAFWFGSREYSNGRIDTVGTVVIVLMSVMLMVSSISQVSTPLVVISKAIVAASEFFAVIDAPRPVAGTLRYPSVNPGTDIVFNDVQFAYPSRSSKKVLDGLNLRIVANKNTAIVGPSGSGKSTIVGLIEGWYTLQRQHIIAKTVEKKPPAKKPQQGEEDDAEPPSAAGIGPSVEMDDLSPPVELSGSITIDGKDMTDLDMKWWRSQIGLVQQEPFLFNDTIYSNVAAGLTGTQWADEPEAKKRQLVQEACKESFADEFIDRLPEGYDTQVGDSGIKLSGGQRQRIAIARSIIANPKILILDEATSAIDIRSERIVQAALERVSRGRTTVTIAHRLSTIKNADRIVVLRHGKVAEAGTHESLLADPQGAYYRLVHAQQLSLGDDDGAEGLPGTQEEKVSSEEERTRTASSSVGDLPSGANHDAQWKDKNIVNGFGKLLYEQRSRFPLYLIAIIFSMGAASAIPLQAYFFGNVISIFGKTGQELRDDSSFWASVWVGLAIGVGICYFVVIMVATNVEHFIASVYRREYFDSMLMQKTSYFDQDGNSTGQLTARLSSDPTSLKELLGINTCMVLVGMFSLLGAVIISFIYGWKLALVSLCVILPLTCLATFYKLRYELQFAALNEAVFSESSKFGAEAVGAFRTVTALVLEDAICERYQKLLQGQLTSAYRKSPWPTFIFAFSDSVGLACQALILWYGGRLVSSGEYGIIAFFITYMAVIQGGESAGQWLGFGPNAAQATAAANRILNLRNTRHQDMALGSRSVVPETQNGINIQFQDVHFKYPTRDVPIFQGINLTIEEGQFAAIVGASGSGKTSIVSLLERFYDVTKGRILFNGQDISETSIPEHRRLLSLVSQEPALFSGTMRDNILLGVDPDQTTDEQLEQCCRDADIYDFISSLPDGFQTEVGNKGISLSGGQKQRMSIARALIRNPRVLLLDEATSSLDSESEKQVQASLSRVAQGRTTIAVAHRLATIQNADVIYVLGEGKVLEQGSHSELLRLRGAYWSMCQSQALDQ, from the exons ATGGGGATATTCAACACGACCAAGGCTGACCGCGGCGGTCCTCCCCTCGCTGACCCATCGCAGGGCCCCTCGCAAGACAGCGAGCTCAACTGTGTTCGCCTCAGTGGTGATGTCGCCTCTCCTGCGATTGAGGATCCGCCGCGCGAGAGGGAGGCGGGACTCAAGGACTATGTCCGTGTCTTCACATACGCCAAGCGACAGGACATCATCTTCCTGGTGGCCGCTGCGCTGTCCAGCATCGCCGCCGGTGTGACCATGCCTCTGATGGTCGCCGTCTTTGGCCAGTTGGTCGAGAACTTCAGCAGCTTTGATGCTCCGGATGGCAAGACGCAGGATGCCTTTGACGATACCATGAACAAGGGCTCGTTGTACATCACCGGCTTGTTCATCGCCCGCCTCGGGCTCAACTACATCAACAAG TTCTGCTTCCGTATCATCGGCATCCGCATATCTGCGGCCATCCGCCTTGACTACATGCGGTGCCTCCTCGGCCAGACCGTCCATGTGCTCGACTCCATGCCCCCCGGCGCGGcggccaccaccatcacggcGACCTCCAACGTCCTCCAGATCGGCGTCTCCGAGAAACTCGGCACCTTTCTCGAGTACACAgccaccatcatctcggccatcatcatcgccttcGTCTACAGCTGGTCTGTAACTCTCGTCACCAGCTCCGTCCtgatcttcatcctcgtcgtcctcagcatcctcctgcccatcatcatcaagggccACGGGAGGCTCACCGCAGCCGAGACCAATGCCGGCGCCGTCGCGGCCGAGGCCCTAGGCTCCGTCCGCATGATCACCTCCTGCGGCGCCGAGCACCGCATCGCTCTGAAGTATGCCGGATTGGTCGAGCAGGCTCGCCAGGCGGGTGTGTGGACGAGCCCATTCGTCGCTATCCAGACTGGGCTCGTGTTCTTCAGTTTCCAGGTCGCTTTCGCGCTGGCCTTTTGGTTTGGCAGCAGGGAGTATTCGAATGGCCGTATCGACACCGTCGGCACAGTCGTCATTGTCTTGATGAGCGTCATGCTCATGGT ATCCTCCATATCCCAAGTGTCCACACCCCTCGTCGTTATCTCAAAAGCCATCGTTGCAGCATCCGAGTTCTTCGCGGTCATCGATGCCCCCAGGCCGGTGGCTGGCACGCTCAGATATCCTTCCGTGAACCCTGGCACCGACATTGTCTTCAACGACGTTCAGTTCGCCTACCCTAGCCGCTCCAGCAAGAAGGTCCTGGATGGGCTTAACCTCCGTATCGTGGCCAACAAGAACACTGCCATCGTTGGCCCCAGTGGCTCTGGCAAGAGCACAATCGTTGGTCTTATCGAAGGCTGGTACACCCTGCAGAGGCAGCACATCATCGCCAAAACGGTAGAGAAGAAACCCCCCGCGAAGAAACCAcagcaaggagaagaagacgatgcAGAACCGCCGTCAGCAGCAGGTATTGGGCCCTCCGTTGAGATGGACGATCTCAGCCCCCCTGTTGAGCTCTCAGGCTCCATCACTATCGACGGGAAAGACATGACGGATCTGGACATGAAATGGTGGCGATCGCAGATCGGGCTCGTCCAGCAAGAGCCATTCCTCTTCAACGACACCATATACAGCAACGTCGCCGCTGGGTTGACGGGAACCCAATGGGCAGACGAGCCGGAAGCAAAGAAGCGCCAGCTAGTCCAGGAAGCCTGCAAGGAGAGTTTTGCCGACGAGTTCATCGACCGCCTCCCCGAGGGGTACGACACCCAAGTGGGAGACTCGGGCATCAAGCTCAGCGGAGGCCAGCGCCAACGGATTGCCATCGCCCGCAGCATCATCGCCAACCCCaagatcctcatcctcgacgaaGCCACGTCCGCGATCGACATCCGCAGCGAGCGTATCGTCCAGGCGGCTCTCGAGAGGGTCTCCAGAGGTCGCACTACCGTCACCATTGCCCACCGGCTTTCCACCATCAAGAACGCCGATCGGATCGTCGTGCTCCGCCACGGCAAGGTCGCCGAGGCGGGAACTCACGAGTCGCTCCTCGCGGATCCCCAGGGAGCCTACTATCGTTTGGTTCACGCCCAGCAACTTTCCCTCGGAGACGATGACGGAGCCGAGGGGCTGCCTGGGACgcaagaggagaaggtcaGCAGCGAGGAAGAGCGTACCAGGACCGCTTCGTCCTCGGTGGGGGACCTCCCTTCGGGTGCAAACCACGATGCGCAGtggaaggacaagaacaTCGTCAATGGATTCGGGAAGCTTCTGTACGAGCAGAGGAGCCGCTTCCCACTATACCTAatcgccatcatcttctccatgGGTGCAGCATCCGCCATCCCTCTCCAAGCATACTTCTTCGGCAATGTCATATCCATCTTCGGGAAGACCGGTCAGGAACTGAGAGACGATTCGTCGTTCTGGGCGTCTGTATGGGTAGGTCTCGCGATCGGTGTGGGCATCTGCTACTTCGTTGTCATCATGGTGGCCACCAACGTCGAGCACTTCATCGCCTCGGTATATCGGCGCGAGTACTTTGACTCCATGCTCATGCAGAAGACATCGTACTTTGACCAGGACGGCAACTCAACCGGTCAGCTCACGGCACGCCTTTCCAGCGATCCGACGTCCCTCAAGGAGCTTCTAGGGATCAACACGTGCATGGTCCTGGTGGGTATGTTCTCACTCCTCGGCGCGGTCATCATATCCTTCATCTACGGCTGGAAATTGGCGCTCGTTTCTCTTTGCGTCATCCTCCCGCTCACCTGCTTGGCTACCTTTTACAAGCTTCGCTACGAGCTGCAGTTCGCTGCCCTGAACGAGGCCGTGTTCTCGGAGAGCTCAAAGTTCGGAGCCGAGGCGGTCGGCGCGTTCCGCACGGTCACggccctcgtcctcgaggacgCCATCTGCGAACGATATCAGAAACTGCTCCAAGGTCAATTGACCTCGGCGTACCGGAAATCCCCCTGGCCTACATTCATCTTTGCCTTCTCCGACAGTGTCGGACTCGCTTGCCAGGCCCTCATCCTTTGGTACGGCGGCCGGCTCGTTTCTTCCGGAGAGTATGGCATCATTGCTTTCTTCATCACCTACATGGCTGTAATTCAGGGCGGAGAGTCGGCCGGCCAGTGGCTCGGCTTCGGGCCTAACGCTGCCCAGGCTACGGCCGCTGCCAACAGGATCCTCAACCTCCGGAATACTAGACATCAAGACATGGCACTCGGGTCGAGGTCCGTTGTTCCTGAGACCCAGAACGGTATCAACATCCAGTTCCAGGATGTTCACTTCAAGTATCCCACTCGCGACGTTCCCATCTTCCAAGGAATCAACCTCACCATTGAAGAGGGTCAGTTCGCCGCCATCGTGGGAGCGTCCGGCTCCGGCAAGACGTCTATCGTGTCGCTTCTTGAGCGATTTTACGACGTCACCAAGGGCCGCATCCTTTTCAACGGCCAGGACATAAGCGAGACGAGCATCCCTGAACACCGCCGGTTACTGTCCTTGGTATCCCAGGAGCCGGCCCTGTTCTCCGGCACCATGCGCGACaacatcctcctcggcgtcgaCCCCGACCAGACGACCGACGAGCAGCTCGAGCAGTGCTGTCGCGACGCCGACATCTACGACTTCATCAGCTCGCTCCCGGACGGATTCCAAACCGAGGTCGGCAACAAGGGCATTAGCCTCAGCGGCGGGCAGAAGCAGAGGATGTCGATCGCACGCGCCCTAATCAGGAACCCGCGCGTACTGCTGCTCGACGAGGCGACGAGCTCGCTAGACTCGGAGAGCGAGAAACAGGTGCAGGCTAGCTTGAGCCGGGTCGCGCAGGGTCGGACGACGATCGCCGTAGCGCACCGGCTGGCGACCATTCAGAACGCTGATGTCATCTACGTGCTGGGAGAAGGAAAGGTGCTCGAGCAGGGTAGCCATTCTGAGCTGCTCAGGCTAAGGGGCGCGTATTGGAGCATG TGTCAAAGTCAAGCTCTGGATCAATAG
- a CDS encoding Esterase-like protein has translation MDENPLRLQFRPRAARFPSAAPLVLIHDAGGTVYSYLRLGDLKRDVWAISDPYFEAVKPWDGGFDGMAEHYQQLIESAGIRGPILLGGWSLGAYVSLAIAKRMLHMKPCRFYVTGILMVDSPVQIPTSTLPPCGPDPDFSDLPDLVRKSFDKFDAMLSVCDLPAWDSPACQGKPVRLAAGGKTFTVETDQVLHLPLGGGWTTASLTKTPQEEGRVEVTEQFTGPPPAVLVRCLRRTPTDAPSQGPSQVDRYRDDLLLGWEGRHQSFIKAVIDVDKHHFNVFQPSNADTMTQHINEGLNMLDSLQLA, from the exons ATGGACGAAAACCCCTTGCGTCTACAGTTTCGCCCGAGGGCGGCAAGATTTCCAAGCGCCGCCCCCCTCGTACTCATCCACGACGCCGGTGGGACGGTCTATAGTTATCTGCGCCTGGGGGACCTGAAACGGGATGTCTGGGCCATCTCAGACCCGTACTTTGAGGCAGTGAAGCCATGGGACGGGGGTTTCGACGGGATGGCTGAGCATTACCAGCAGCTGATAGAGAGCGCCGGCATCAGAGGCCCGATCCTGTTGGGAG GATGGTCACTCGGCGCCTATGTGTCCCTCGCCATTGCCAAACGGATGCTGCACATGAAGCCCTGCAGGTTCTACGTCACGGGGATCCTCATGGTCGACTCTCCAGTTCAGATCCCCACGTCTACGCTGCCGCCTTGCGGGCCGGACCCGGACTTTAGCGATCTCCCAGACCTGGTGCGCAAGTCGTTCGATAAGTTCGACGCCATGCTGAGCGTGTGCGACCTGCCCGCGTGGGACTCCCCGGCCTGCCAGGGCAAGCCGGTGCGCCTCGCTGCCGGCGGGAAGACGTTCACCGTGGAGACGGATCAGGTTCTGCACTTGCCGTTGGGCGGTGGCTGGACGACAGCTTCTTTGACCAAGACTCCCCAGGAGGAGGGTCGTGTGGAGGTGACGGAACAGTTCACTGGGCCGCCACCTGCGGTGCTGGTGAGGTGCTTGAGACGCACACCCACCGATGCACCCTCGCAGGGACCGTCCCAGGTGGACAGGTATCGGGATGATCTCCTGTTGGGTTGGGAGGGGAGACATCAGAGCTTCATCAAGGCCGTCATCGACGTGGACAAGCACCACTTTAACGTCTTCCAGCCTTCCAAT GCAGACACCATGACGCAGCACATTAACGAGGGTCTCAACATGCTCGATAGCCTCCAGCTAGCTTGA